Proteins co-encoded in one Armatimonadota bacterium genomic window:
- the hemB gene encoding porphobilinogen synthase → MSLTRRMRRLRRTGALRALVRETRLSPDRLVYPLFVRYGQGVREPIPAMPGQWRLSVDQLAREAAELRALGVRAVLLFGIPEHKDALGSGAYDEAGVVQQACRALRDADPDLVIMADVCLCEYTSHGHCGVVRGDVVDNDATLEVLARTATSLAAAGADVVAPSAMMDGQVGAIRRALDGAGFPDTAIMAYAAKYASAFYGPFREAAGSAPQFGDRRGYQMDPPNAREALREIALDLEEGADIVMVKPALPYLDVVRAAREAVAAPLAAYQVSGEYAMLVAAAERGWLDLRSAALEALTGIARAGADILITYFAKDVARWLA, encoded by the coding sequence ATGAGCCTGACACGTCGGATGCGGCGGCTGCGGCGCACCGGGGCGCTGCGGGCGCTGGTGCGGGAGACGCGCCTGAGCCCCGACCGCCTCGTCTACCCGCTCTTCGTGCGCTACGGCCAGGGGGTGCGCGAGCCCATCCCGGCGATGCCGGGGCAGTGGCGCCTCTCGGTGGACCAGCTCGCCCGGGAGGCCGCGGAGCTGCGCGCGCTGGGGGTGCGCGCCGTGCTGCTCTTCGGGATCCCCGAGCACAAGGACGCGCTGGGCAGCGGCGCCTACGACGAGGCGGGGGTCGTGCAGCAGGCCTGCCGCGCGCTGCGGGACGCCGACCCCGACCTGGTGATCATGGCCGACGTCTGCCTGTGCGAGTACACGAGCCACGGCCACTGCGGCGTGGTGCGCGGCGACGTGGTGGACAACGACGCGACGCTGGAGGTGCTGGCCCGCACCGCCACCTCGCTGGCGGCGGCGGGCGCGGACGTCGTGGCGCCGAGCGCCATGATGGACGGCCAGGTGGGCGCGATCCGTCGTGCGCTGGACGGGGCGGGCTTTCCTGATACGGCCATCATGGCCTACGCGGCCAAGTACGCTTCGGCCTTCTACGGGCCGTTCCGGGAGGCCGCCGGCTCGGCCCCGCAGTTCGGCGACCGGCGCGGCTACCAGATGGACCCTCCCAACGCCCGCGAGGCGCTGCGCGAGATTGCCCTGGACCTGGAGGAGGGCGCCGACATCGTCATGGTGAAGCCGGCGCTGCCCTACCTGGACGTCGTCCGCGCCGCCCGCGAGGCTGTCGCGGCACCGCTGGCCGCCTACCAGGTCAGCGGGGAGTACGCCATGCTGGTGGCCGCGGCCGAGCGCGGCTGGCTCGACCTGCGCAGCGCCGCCCTGGAGGCGCTCACCGGCATCGCCCGCGCGGGGGCGGACATCCTCATCACCTACTTCGCC
- a CDS encoding uroporphyrinogen-III synthase, giving the protein MRRVLVTRPDGRELCAKLRALGWEAVAIPTVAIMPVEPGGDLDRVARRLEAYDWIVVTSAHGAQALAAALARTGAPRPTRPRWAAVGPATARALQAAGVQVAVVPARYLTAAVAEALGPVDGLTVLLPRADAASPELPRRLRARGAQVEEVVAYRTVEGPERSRLPLQRALTDGIDAALFTSPSTARGFWRLAPEPQRALAGVLVAAIGPVTAGALRALGRPPDVVAAEHTADGLVAALAEAASPPVR; this is encoded by the coding sequence GTGAGGCGTGTCCTGGTGACGCGGCCGGACGGGCGCGAGCTGTGCGCGAAGTTGCGCGCGCTGGGGTGGGAGGCGGTCGCGATCCCGACGGTGGCGATCATGCCGGTGGAGCCGGGCGGGGATCTCGACCGGGTAGCGCGGCGGCTGGAGGCCTACGACTGGATCGTGGTGACGAGCGCCCACGGCGCGCAGGCGCTGGCGGCCGCACTGGCGCGCACTGGTGCGCCGCGCCCCACCCGTCCGCGGTGGGCGGCGGTGGGTCCGGCGACGGCCAGGGCGCTGCAGGCGGCCGGCGTGCAGGTGGCCGTCGTCCCGGCGCGCTACCTGACCGCCGCCGTGGCGGAGGCCCTCGGCCCGGTCGACGGTCTGACCGTGCTGTTGCCGCGCGCGGACGCCGCCTCCCCGGAGTTGCCGCGGCGGCTGCGAGCGCGCGGGGCGCAGGTCGAGGAGGTCGTCGCCTACCGCACGGTGGAGGGACCGGAGCGCTCCCGTCTGCCGCTGCAGCGGGCGCTGACCGACGGGATTGACGCGGCGCTCTTTACCAGCCCCTCCACGGCGCGGGGGTTCTGGCGCCTGGCCCCGGAGCCCCAGCGGGCGCTGGCGGGGGTGCTGGTCGCGGCCATCGGCCCGGTGACGGCAGGCGCCCTGCGCGCGCTCGGCCGTCCTCCCGACGTCGTGGCCGCCGAACACACGGCGGACGGGCTGGTGGCGGCGCTCGCCGAGGCGGCGAGTCCACCGGTGCGATAG